A portion of the Flavobacterium limnophilum genome contains these proteins:
- the yidC gene encoding membrane protein insertase YidC, whose protein sequence is MEEKKLDLNSIIGFVLIFGILIWIMYQNKPSEATIAADKAKKEQLAKASATKAKVLEAKILATPTAVVAGDSTQLVKLQKTLGGFAYSASLPSAKNDFTTIENEVVKLKIANKGGYIVEATLKNFEKFKKGSGQLVELIKDNNTNLNVQLHTSDNRTLNTKDLYFEPTLTKVGEDQILSMKLKAGANEFLEYKYILKPNDYMIGFDLRSQGLNKVLNTAKPLDMEWSMKTYRNEKSIAYENRYTEVYFEHEEGKIDYVGQGQDKKEDSEKATYVAFKQHFFTSILLTNKPFGSAKLQSNNLVNDEAIDTTFTKQFKANIPLAFDNGELDYKMSWYFGPTDYKILKSYDKNLEKVISLGWGIFGWINKFIFIPLFGFLSSYISYGIAIIIFTILIKIAMSPITFKSFLSQAKMKVLRPEITELGEKFKKDPMKKQQETMKLYNKAGVNPMAGCIPALIQIPFMYASFQFFPSAFELRQKSFLWADDLSSFDEVIKLPFHVPLYGDHISLFPVLASIAIFFYMKMTSGDQQMAAPQQDGMPDMAKMMKMMIYISPIMMLFFFNSYGAGLSLYNFISNLITIGIMIVIKRYFIDSDKIHAQIQENKLKEPKKQGKFQQKLQQVMEQAEAEKAKSKKK, encoded by the coding sequence ATGGAAGAAAAAAAATTAGACCTCAATTCGATTATTGGTTTCGTATTGATTTTTGGAATCTTGATTTGGATAATGTACCAAAACAAACCTTCTGAGGCGACAATTGCAGCCGACAAAGCCAAGAAAGAACAACTTGCCAAGGCATCAGCAACTAAAGCCAAGGTATTGGAGGCGAAAATCCTGGCAACTCCTACGGCTGTAGTAGCAGGAGATTCAACCCAATTGGTTAAGTTGCAAAAAACATTAGGCGGTTTTGCTTATTCTGCATCTCTTCCATCTGCAAAAAATGATTTTACCACCATCGAAAATGAAGTGGTAAAACTGAAAATCGCCAATAAAGGAGGTTATATTGTAGAAGCCACCTTGAAAAATTTCGAAAAATTCAAGAAAGGTTCCGGGCAATTGGTAGAATTGATTAAAGACAACAATACCAACTTGAATGTGCAATTGCATACAAGCGACAATCGTACTTTAAACACCAAAGACCTGTATTTTGAACCAACTTTGACTAAAGTTGGAGAAGACCAAATCCTTTCGATGAAATTGAAGGCTGGTGCCAACGAGTTTTTGGAATACAAATACATTTTGAAGCCAAACGACTATATGATTGGTTTTGACCTTCGTTCGCAAGGGTTGAACAAAGTTTTGAATACTGCCAAACCATTGGATATGGAATGGAGTATGAAAACGTATCGAAACGAGAAAAGTATTGCTTACGAAAACCGTTATACTGAAGTTTATTTTGAACACGAAGAAGGTAAAATTGATTACGTAGGTCAAGGACAAGACAAGAAAGAAGACTCCGAAAAAGCCACTTATGTTGCATTCAAACAACACTTTTTTACCTCAATTCTTTTGACAAACAAGCCTTTTGGATCTGCTAAACTGCAATCCAATAATTTGGTTAACGACGAGGCAATCGACACTACTTTTACAAAACAATTCAAGGCCAATATTCCGTTGGCATTCGATAACGGAGAATTGGATTATAAAATGAGTTGGTATTTTGGCCCAACGGATTACAAGATATTAAAATCCTATGACAAGAATTTGGAGAAAGTGATTTCTCTGGGTTGGGGAATTTTCGGATGGATCAATAAATTTATTTTTATTCCATTGTTTGGATTCTTGAGTTCTTATATATCTTATGGAATTGCGATAATCATTTTTACTATTTTGATTAAAATCGCCATGTCGCCTATTACGTTTAAATCATTCTTGTCGCAAGCCAAGATGAAAGTGTTGCGACCAGAAATTACCGAATTGGGTGAAAAATTCAAGAAAGACCCAATGAAGAAACAACAGGAAACGATGAAGTTGTACAACAAAGCCGGCGTAAATCCAATGGCAGGTTGTATTCCGGCCTTGATACAAATCCCGTTCATGTATGCTTCGTTCCAGTTTTTCCCGTCGGCTTTCGAGTTGAGACAAAAAAGCTTCCTTTGGGCAGACGATTTATCTTCGTTTGATGAGGTAATCAAATTGCCTTTCCATGTTCCTTTGTACGGAGACCACATTAGTTTGTTTCCGGTACTTGCTTCGATAGCTATTTTCTTCTACATGAAAATGACTTCTGGTGACCAACAAATGGCAGCTCCGCAACAAGACGGAATGCCGGATATGGCCAAGATGATGAAAATGATGATTTATATTTCACCAATTATGATGTTGTTCTTTTTCAATAGTTATGGTGCAGGATTGAGTTTGTACAACTTTATTTCCAACTTGATTACCATTGGCATCATGATTGTCATCAAAAGATATTTCATCGACAGCGACAAGATTCACGCCCAAATTCAAGAAAACAAATTGAAAGAGCCTAAAAAGCAAGGCAAGTTCCAACAAAAATTGCAACAAGTAATGGAGCAAGCCGAAGCTGAAAAAGCTAAAAGCAAAAAGAAATAA
- a CDS encoding CTP synthase — MNQTKYIFVTGGVTSSLGKGIIAASLAKLLQGRGYRTTIQKFDPYLNVDPGTLNPYEHGECYVTDDGAETDLDLGHYERFLNVPTSQANNVTTGRIYLSVIEKERRGEFLGKTVQVVPHITNEIKERMQLLGKSGDFDIVITEIGGTVGDIESLPYIESVRQLVWDLGENNAIVIHLTLIPYLAAAGELKTKPTQHSVKTLMESGIKADILVCRTEHEISDEIRNKLALFCNVKREAVIQSIDASTIYEVPNLMLEEGLDVVALKKLDLPKKAAPDLKHWNTFLRRLKSPKHTVNIGLIGKYVEMQDCYKSILEAFIHAGAANETKVNVISIHSEYIDTENIKEKLQSLDGILVAPGFGERGIEGKIEAIHYARENKIPFLGICLGMQMATIEYSRNVLGYADANSTEMNPDTKHPVVNLMEDQKTVTDKGGTMRLGAWKCEIKPDTLAHRIYGKTTISERHRHRYEFNSHYLAELEKAGLKASGVNPETGLVEIVELEDHLFFIGVQYHPEYKSTVENPHPLFVNFVAATVKAKKK; from the coding sequence ATGAATCAAACAAAATATATTTTTGTTACAGGCGGAGTAACGTCTTCTTTGGGGAAGGGAATTATTGCAGCTTCATTGGCAAAATTATTACAGGGAAGAGGATACAGAACAACAATCCAAAAGTTTGACCCGTATCTTAACGTTGATCCGGGAACATTAAATCCTTACGAACACGGCGAATGTTACGTGACCGATGATGGTGCCGAAACCGATTTGGATTTGGGACATTACGAGCGTTTCTTGAACGTTCCCACTTCCCAGGCGAATAATGTTACCACGGGAAGAATTTACCTTTCGGTTATCGAAAAAGAACGAAGAGGCGAATTCCTTGGAAAAACGGTTCAAGTTGTACCTCATATTACCAACGAAATCAAGGAAAGAATGCAATTGCTGGGGAAATCTGGTGATTTTGACATCGTGATTACCGAAATTGGAGGGACCGTGGGTGACATCGAATCGTTGCCTTACATCGAATCGGTTCGTCAATTGGTTTGGGATTTGGGCGAAAACAACGCCATCGTTATTCACCTGACCTTGATTCCTTATTTGGCCGCAGCCGGAGAATTAAAAACAAAACCAACCCAGCATTCCGTTAAAACCTTGATGGAAAGCGGTATCAAAGCCGATATCTTGGTTTGTAGAACGGAACATGAAATCTCGGATGAAATCCGCAATAAATTGGCCTTGTTTTGCAATGTGAAAAGAGAAGCCGTAATCCAATCCATCGATGCTTCAACCATTTATGAAGTGCCCAATTTGATGTTGGAAGAAGGTCTTGACGTTGTGGCCTTGAAAAAACTGGATTTGCCTAAAAAAGCAGCTCCAGATTTGAAACATTGGAACACTTTTTTGAGAAGATTGAAAAGCCCAAAACACACCGTAAACATCGGTTTGATTGGGAAATATGTAGAAATGCAGGATTGCTACAAATCTATTTTGGAAGCTTTTATCCACGCAGGTGCTGCCAATGAAACCAAAGTAAACGTGATTTCCATCCATTCGGAATATATAGACACTGAAAATATTAAAGAAAAACTGCAAAGTTTGGACGGAATTCTTGTGGCTCCAGGTTTTGGAGAAAGAGGAATCGAAGGAAAAATTGAAGCGATTCATTATGCCCGTGAAAATAAAATACCATTTTTAGGAATTTGTTTGGGTATGCAAATGGCAACTATCGAATACTCCAGAAATGTCTTGGGTTATGCCGATGCCAATTCGACCGAAATGAATCCTGATACCAAACATCCTGTTGTTAACTTGATGGAAGACCAAAAAACAGTTACCGACAAAGGAGGAACAATGCGTTTGGGAGCATGGAAATGCGAAATAAAACCAGACACTTTGGCTCATAGAATATACGGAAAAACGACAATTTCCGAGCGTCATCGTCACCGTTATGAATTCAACAGCCATTATTTGGCCGAATTGGAAAAAGCGGGATTGAAAGCATCTGGAGTGAATCCAGAAACCGGTTTGGTCGAAATAGTGGAATTGGAAGATCATCTTTTTTTCATTGGTGTACAATACCACCCAGAATACAAGAGTACCGTGGAAAACCCACATCCACTTTTCGTGAATTTTGTGGCCGCTACCGTGAAAGCAAAGAAAAAATAG